The stretch of DNA CGAGCGTCACCATCCGGCGGCAGAGAGTAGGCGATGGCAGAAGAACAACACGAGTTGGTCTCGTCCTGTAACAGAACCAGCATTTAATGCCACAACCCAAAACCTTCTCATCATTGCACTTTCCATCATTACTCTTTTAACATTTCCCATTCCCACACTCATTCCACCACCTTCTCTTCATCATTACTTTCCTTCCTATAAATTCCACCTTCTTCTACTACCTCACTTCATTCTCACCGTTTCAACTGCACCATGCTTTCTCACCACACTCTCAACCCTCACGCTCCACCTTTTTATCTCAAACCCAACCAACAACAACTCCAGCTACTGCATTTTTCTCGCCCCATCTGTTACTACGTTCCTCCCTCCACCTTCCCCCTTTACCCTCCCTTTCACGCGCCATTCTCCAACCCCTCTCCTCAACGCGCCAAAACCGACACCGGTCGGAGTAAAGTGTGCGCTTCCGCCGGAAACTGGCGCTGCCACCGCAAGTTTTACAAATGGCGGGTTAGGGGAAGGAAGATTCGGGAAAACGGTACGGTCGTTATGCCGTTTCCTGACACCGTTAAAGAAGCCGAGTCCTCTTCTATAACCACCGTCATGATTCGCAATGTCCCTAACCAATTCAAGTAACTGCTCTCTTCTCGCTAACCTTTTATGGAATGTGAGAGTGTAGTTTTGAGCGAGATGTTTTGTGGCAACTTGTTTTAGGTTTGATGACTTGCTACACATACTGGACGAGCATTGTTTGCGACAGAACAAGAGCGTTGACCCCGAGAAGTGGTCCAAGTTTGACTTCGTTTATCTGCCGGTGGATTATAGGTAAGGTTCTGGAACATTGTGTGTAGTTGCGGTTCGTTCGTTGTTCACGTTTTcgtgttcttttttttctttgtttccaGGAAATTTTCAATGCAGAAAAGGGTCTCGAATCTGGGATATGCCTTTGTTAACTTCACCTCTCCTGAAGCTGCGTTCAGATTCTACCGCGAGTTCCACGGTGTCGAGTGGGATGTTGACCAGAACAAAAAGATATGCCAAATCAACGTGGCTCAGTATCAGGTTTCGTTGTCGTTTCAGGAATGTCTTTTTATTTACCCTAATGGGTCTGGAAGAAACTTTTGGTGTTTctatttgttttcatatatcTTAACTCTGAGGCTCATTAGTAGTATTAATGTCAGTGTTGGACACTATTgcaaataaatatagatattacGTTTTAGTTTTTATGAAGATAGATCTTTTTGTTTGATGAATAACGTCTTTCTGTAGCGTTTTTTTTGAATGTTTCCTTTTGGATTCACCGACGCATGTGAATGAAAATGTtgatacataaatttaattaactttaagCAATTACACTAATAAAGTAAACGTAGGGGAATGTAATTTCCGTTCATAACGTGTTGTCCCTTCAATTGTGCAGGGAAGGGATACTCTGACGAGGATTTTCCAGACAAAAGTATTCCGGTGTGCGAGCCCAGATTTATTGCCTGTGCTGTTCTCAGAAGGCCGTAACGGATGGAATCGTCGAATCGAGGGAACTTATTTGGGCAATCATGTTTGTGGCCTGCCACGAAGAACCAAATGAACCTGTGCTTTTGATCAAAAAGTGTGATCAATCTTTTTACCTTTCCAAGGGAACTTAATAgttaacctttttctttttaccttttttttttccctgtAGGCTTAGGCTGCGGAGTTTTTAGTTTCCTTTGTTTTCATTCTCCCCCTGGAAATGGTGGGGTCTGCAATCTGGGGTGAATTGGAAACATGGGTTGAAAAGGACTGTGAATTGCTCTGCAAAATTAGTTTGCTTTGTTGTAAATTGTTGTACTTATATAATAGTAATCGTTCCAATCTTAATCCTTATGTGCATGCTTCAGAAGAGACACTAACGTGTGATTGTGttctatattttcattttttttatatggcaTATATTTATCCGACTATGATTTAAGGACATTTCTGGCGTTTGGTTTTCAGACTGAGTTTAAATTTTGCAGCTGTTTGTTAATTTGTCATGGAACTGACGGCTTCGATAAGCAAACCTTTGGTGTTAAACCATAACATTAATCTAAAATCCTCTAGCAAGCAGTTTTCTGGTTTGGTTTATGGCTTTATGTGTTGCCTCATGTGTTATTTTTCTCCTGCAGTAGGAAACATCCATGTTAATGAAAC from Vigna unguiculata cultivar IT97K-499-35 chromosome 8, ASM411807v1, whole genome shotgun sequence encodes:
- the LOC114193206 gene encoding protein terminal ear1-like; amino-acid sequence: MLSHHTLNPHAPPFYLKPNQQQLQLLHFSRPICYYVPPSTFPLYPPFHAPFSNPSPQRAKTDTGRSKVCASAGNWRCHRKFYKWRVRGRKIRENGTVVMPFPDTVKEAESSSITTVMIRNVPNQFKFDDLLHILDEHCLRQNKSVDPEKWSKFDFVYLPVDYRKFSMQKRVSNLGYAFVNFTSPEAAFRFYREFHGVEWDVDQNKKICQINVAQYQGRDTLTRIFQTKVFRCASPDLLPVLFSEGRNGWNRRIEGTYLGNHVCGLPRRTK